TGACGATCTTGTCAAGTTGACACTCTCGGATTCGCCGGATGAGTTCCTCGGCGCCGAAGGTCCCCTTGCCCGCCGCGCACCAGACATTGATCCCCTGGGTGTCCAGAATTAGGACCCAGGCATTCAGCCCTTTTAAAGCCACGCGCAGAATATCAAAACTCAATTTGTAATTGGCCGTCACAAAGACGTCGCATTTTTCATCCGGCTCCCCAACCGCATAAAGGCCTGGGGAGACCGAATAGTGCATGCGGAAGGCGCTGATTCTGGATTTGATCAATCCTATCCGGTCAGCCCATGACCATTCGGTTGAGACACATTGCACCTCTCCTGCCGACGTCTCCATGTTCCCTAAAACCCATTCGGGCTTAAAAGAACAGCACGTTGGGGTCTGAACTTTCGTATTTGTACTGCAGCAATCCCTCATCCCGGCTCCTATGCACATCAATGTGAGCGGAAATGATAGTAAAAGAAACCGGGGGGAAAGTCAAGAAGGGTTCTGACCGGGGACGCAGCCACTTTTCCGTCGTGTCCCTCTTGGACTACAGGTTAGAAGAGGCCTATGCAGCCCTTTTAAGTCGTTGTTGAACGACTGATTGGATCACGGAATCAGTCATGGGACGCTTCGGCATGCAACTTCAAGCCTAGTGCGTCCAACACCTTGAGGATGGTGTCGAAATCGGGACTGCGCTCGCCGGAGAGCGCCTTGTAAAGACTTTCACGAGACAGGCCGGCATCACGCGCGACCTGTGCCATGCCCTTGGCACGGGCGATATCGCCCAGCGCCTTTGCAATGAACGCTGCATCGCCGTTGGCCGCCTCAAGACAAGCCTCAAGATAGGCTGCCATTTCCTCCGGGGTTCGGAGGTGCTCTGCGACATCGTAGCGAGTGGTAGTTGTTTTCCTCATCATTTACTCCTATAGGTCGCGTGCGAGGCGCAATGCAGTCTTGATGTCGGCGGCCTGTGTGCGTTTGTCGCCGCCGGCCAGCAAAATTATTACTGTGCGCCCGCGCCTTGTGAAATACACCCGGTAACCGGGGCCGTAATCGATTCGCAATTCGGAGACGCCCTCACCAACCG
The Nitrospirae bacterium CG2_30_53_67 genome window above contains:
- a CDS encoding addiction module antitoxin RelB, which gives rise to MLEIRKTETFAQWLDGLRDIHARARVQVRVERLAAGNPGDVRPVGEGVSELRIDYGPGYRVYFTRRGRTVIILLAGGDKRTQAADIKTALRLARDL
- a CDS encoding putative addiction module antidote protein, which translates into the protein MRKTTTTRYDVAEHLRTPEEMAAYLEACLEAANGDAAFIAKALGDIARAKGMAQVARDAGLSRESLYKALSGERSPDFDTILKVLDALGLKLHAEASHD